A part of Maridesulfovibrio hydrothermalis AM13 = DSM 14728 genomic DNA contains:
- a CDS encoding iron-containing alcohol dehydrogenase, which yields MAVREEVYGFFIPSVTLIGIGAHKEIPARIRSLGGKKPLLVTDKGITGCGITQQVVDILKADGMECVVYDDTIPNPTDKNVADGVEAYKAGGCDSLITLGGGSSHDCGKGVGLVIANGGTIHDFEGVDKSTKAMPPYIAVNTTAGTASEMTRFCIITDTSRKVKMAIVDWRVTPGIALDDPLLMMGMPPALTAATGMDALTHSVEAWVSTIATPITDACAEKSIRLINQHLRAAVANGQDIVAREGMCYAQYLGGMAFNNASLGHVHAMAHQLGGFYDLPHGECNAILLPYVEQYNLISNVDRFATMAEWLGVNTTGMSPRVAADAALDAIRQLSADVGIPSGLIALGEKYGKKVSEKDIPTMTANAQKDACGLTNPRSMTDEAVAAIYKAAL from the coding sequence ATGGCAGTACGTGAAGAAGTTTACGGATTTTTTATTCCCAGTGTAACCCTGATCGGTATTGGCGCACACAAAGAAATTCCTGCACGCATCCGCTCTCTGGGTGGTAAAAAACCCCTGCTCGTAACAGACAAAGGTATCACCGGTTGCGGTATCACCCAGCAGGTTGTGGATATCCTGAAAGCTGACGGCATGGAATGTGTTGTTTATGATGACACTATCCCCAACCCAACTGACAAAAATGTCGCTGACGGCGTAGAAGCTTACAAAGCCGGCGGTTGTGACTCTCTGATCACCCTTGGTGGCGGTAGCTCACATGACTGCGGTAAAGGCGTAGGTCTTGTTATTGCTAACGGCGGCACCATCCATGATTTCGAAGGCGTAGATAAATCTACTAAAGCCATGCCTCCTTACATCGCAGTGAACACCACAGCGGGTACTGCTTCTGAAATGACTCGTTTCTGTATTATCACAGATACTTCCCGCAAAGTTAAAATGGCTATCGTTGACTGGCGTGTAACTCCCGGTATTGCTCTTGATGATCCATTACTGATGATGGGCATGCCTCCGGCTCTTACTGCTGCTACCGGTATGGATGCACTGACTCACTCCGTTGAAGCCTGGGTTTCCACCATCGCTACTCCTATCACTGACGCTTGTGCTGAAAAATCCATCCGTCTGATCAACCAGCATCTGCGCGCCGCAGTTGCAAACGGTCAGGATATCGTAGCCCGTGAAGGCATGTGTTACGCACAGTACCTCGGTGGTATGGCATTCAACAATGCTTCTCTCGGTCACGTACATGCTATGGCTCACCAGCTTGGCGGCTTCTATGACCTGCCTCACGGCGAATGCAACGCTATCCTGCTCCCGTATGTTGAGCAGTATAACCTGATTTCCAATGTTGACCGTTTTGCCACTATGGCTGAATGGCTCGGTGTTAACACAACCGGTATGTCTCCTCGTGTTGCTGCTGACGCGGCTCTCGATGCAATCCGCCAGCTTTCCGCTGACGTTGGTATTCCTTCCGGCCTTATCGCTCTTGGCGAAAAGTACGGCAAGAAAGTATCCGAAAAGGACATCCCCACAATGACAGCTAACGCTCAGAAAGATGCTTGCGGACTGACTAACCCCCGCAGCATGACTGACGAAGCAGTTGCAGCAATCTACAAGGCTGCTCTTTAA
- a CDS encoding ATP-grasp domain-containing protein gives MFILEKPYVSVLLKKTLTEMNAIVLDNEVARSAMKGSSLKLYSDQNFIKAYNENPAQPVYSNSENAIDWIDNNLSSAGLPGKIRLFKDKAAFRNLVKDIYPDFFYRTVKFDELDKVDPQQTSIPCVIKPCVGFFSLGVHMIESVDGWHKAVTAIKGEVEHIKTMYPAKVLELDNFIIEQCIEGEEFAIDAYYDNSGNPVILNILGHLFASSDDVGDRCYITSPEIIKKHHDNFIGLLKEIGKRADLNNFPIHIEIRADEQGNLGVIEVNPMRFAGWCVTDLAYHAYEINPYKYYMKGLIPDWEAIFESRKDKVYAMVIGDIDSSVDCKKIVSIDYEAFKMNFSNPLELRKINYKEYPVFAFMFAEVDKDNMQELTKMLYYDFSRYLKLE, from the coding sequence ATGTTCATACTGGAAAAACCCTACGTATCTGTACTTCTGAAAAAGACCCTCACCGAAATGAATGCCATTGTGCTGGATAACGAAGTGGCCCGCAGTGCAATGAAAGGCAGTTCTCTCAAGCTATATTCAGATCAGAACTTCATTAAGGCATACAATGAGAACCCCGCACAGCCCGTTTATTCCAACTCTGAAAATGCAATCGACTGGATAGACAACAATTTAAGCTCCGCCGGACTGCCGGGAAAAATCAGGCTTTTTAAAGATAAAGCCGCCTTCCGGAATCTGGTCAAAGATATCTACCCTGACTTCTTCTACCGCACAGTAAAATTTGATGAACTGGATAAGGTCGATCCGCAGCAGACCAGCATCCCCTGTGTAATCAAGCCCTGCGTTGGTTTTTTCAGCCTCGGCGTGCATATGATTGAGTCTGTGGACGGCTGGCATAAAGCTGTTACCGCCATCAAAGGTGAAGTTGAACATATCAAAACCATGTATCCCGCCAAGGTTCTGGAGCTGGATAACTTCATTATAGAGCAGTGCATCGAAGGAGAAGAATTTGCCATAGATGCCTACTATGACAACTCAGGAAATCCGGTAATCCTCAATATTCTTGGACATCTCTTTGCCTCCAGCGATGATGTAGGTGACCGCTGTTACATCACTTCCCCTGAAATAATCAAAAAACACCACGACAATTTCATAGGTCTGTTAAAAGAAATCGGAAAACGGGCCGATCTTAACAACTTTCCCATACACATTGAAATACGCGCTGACGAACAAGGCAACCTTGGAGTCATTGAAGTGAATCCCATGCGCTTTGCGGGTTGGTGTGTTACCGATCTGGCCTATCATGCTTACGAAATCAATCCGTATAAATATTACATGAAAGGATTGATTCCCGACTGGGAAGCCATCTTTGAGTCGCGTAAAGATAAAGTATACGCTATGGTAATCGGTGATATTGATTCCTCTGTAGACTGCAAAAAGATCGTTTCCATCGACTATGAAGCTTTCAAGATGAACTTCAGCAACCCGCTGGAATTACGTAAAATAAATTACAAAGAGTATCCCGTCTTTGCCTTCATGTTTGCTGAGGTGGACAAAGATAACATGCAGGAACTTACCAAGATGCTTTACTATGATTTCAGTCGTTATTTGAAACTAGAGTAG